Within Cellulophaga sp. L1A9, the genomic segment ACAATAAAGCTGTTGGAAAAGGCATCTTGAAAGTAATGAACAAAATAGGAATCTCTACATTGAACTCCTATAGAGGCTCTCAATTATTTGAATGTATCGGAATTAATACAAAAATTGTTGAGAAATATTTTCCGAATACTGCAACAAGAATTCAGGGAATTGGACTTTACGAAATTGAAAAAGAAATAGCTAAACGTCACCAAAGAGCATTTAACACCAAGAATATTGCTGGTAATTTAGACCTAGAAATGGGTGGGGAATATAGATGGAGAAGAGACGGAGAGAAACATATGTTTAATCCGCTATCTATTGCTAAATTGCAACAATCTGTTCGTAATAATGAACCAGAATCTTACAAGGAATTTGCTAAATTAGTCAATGATCAATCTAAAAGTCTAATGACCATTAGAGGATTATTTGAATTTTCTAATTACGACCCTATTCCTTTAGATGAAGTTGAACCTTGGACAGAAATTGTAAAACGTTTTAAAACAGGTGCAATGTCTTATGGCTCTATTAGTAAAGAAGCCCATGAGAACTTAGCAATTGCCATGAATAGAATTGGCGGAAAAAGTAACTCTGGAGAAGGCGGAGAAGATGCTGAACGTTTTTACAAAAATTCTACAGGAGACTGGAAAAACAGTGCGATAAAACAAGTAGCATCAGGTAGATTTGGAGTAACCTCTAACTACTTAGCAAATGCTAAAGAAATACAAATAAAAATGGCACAAGGTGCCAAACCTGGTGAAGGAGGCCAATTGCCAGGTGCTAAAGTAAATCCTTCTATAGCCAAGACTAGAAATTCTACGCCTTATGTTGGATTAATTTCACCTCCACCTCACCATGATATCTATTCTATTGAAGATTTATCACAATTAATTTTCGATTTAAAATCTGCTAATAGAGAAGCACGTATCAATGTAAAATTAGTTTCTGAAGTTGGTGTAGGAACGGTTGCTGCGGGTGTTTCTAAAGCAAAAGCTGATGTTATATTAATCTCTGGTTTTGATGGTGGTACAGGAGCATCTCCTTTAACCTCTTTAAAACATTGTGGTTTGCCTTGGGAACTTGGAATAGCAGAAGCGCAACAAACCTTAGTCATGAACGATCTTAGAAATAGAATTGTTCTAGAATGTGACGGCCAATTAAAAACAGGTCGTGATGTTGCTGTAGCATGTTTATTAGGTGCCGAAGAATTTGGTTTTGCAACGGCTCCTTTAGTTGCTTCAGGTTGTATTATGATGCGTGTATGTCATTTGAATACTTGCCCAGCAGGTATCGCAACACAAAACCCAGAATTAAGAAAAAAATTCAAAGGTAAACCCGAACATGTTGTAAACTACATGTATTTTGTTGCTCAAGAATTAAGAGAGATTATGGCTCAATTAGGGTTTAGAACCATTAATGAAATGGTAGGACAAGTACAAAAACTTGACAGAAACAAAGCCATAGATCATTATAAAGCTGCGGGGATAGATTTAACTCCTATTTTATATAAAGTTGATGTTCCTGCCGGCACCAAATTCTATAACACACAAAAACAACAGCATCATATAGAAGACTCTATTGAATTTGATATTATTGCTAAAGCACACCCTGCTCTTTTTAGAAAAGAAAAAATGAGCATCGATTATCCAATAAAAAATACAGATAGAGCCGTTGGAGCCATTATTAGTAATGAAATTTCAAAAATTTATGGTGCCGAAGGCTTACCTGAAAATACCTTGAAATTAAACTTCACAGGTTCTGCCGGTCAAAGTTTTGGGGCTTTCAGTACAAAAGGAATTACCATGATTGTTAATGGTAATACTAATGATTACTTAGGAAAAGGTTTATCCGGAGCTAAATTAATTATTAAGGTTCCTGGAAAAGCAACCTTTAAACCAGAGGAAAATGTTATTACAGGAAATGTAACTCTTTATGGAGCTACTTCTGGAGAAGCTTACATCAATGGTAAAGCTGGTGAACGTTTTTGTGTTCGTAACTCTGGTGCTAAAGCTGTTGTAGAAGGTATAGGAGATCATGGTTGTGAATATATGACCGGAGGAGTTTCTGTAATATTAGGAGAAGTAGGTCGTAATTTTGGTGCAGGTATGAGTGGTGGAGTTGCGTATATCTTTGATGACAAGAAAAATTTCGAGAAAAATTGCAACAAAGAGGCTTTAAACTTATTGCCTGTTGATGAAGATAAAGATATTGCGGAATTGAGAGCGTTAATTGAAAATCATTACAACGCTACTTTTAGTCCACTTGCACAGCGAATATTAGAAAAATGGGAAGATATGCTTCCTAAGTTTATCAAAATATTGCCTGAAGAATACAAACAAGCATTAATTCGTTTAGAAAACGAAAAATTAGAAACTATATAAATCGAAACTATGGGTAAGATTACAGGATTTTTAGAATTCGATAGAAAAGTGGAACAATACGAACCAGTTGAGGAGCGTATAAAAGATTATAAAGAATTTACCATCCCTCTTGATGCAAAAGAAATGAATCATCAAGGAGCTAGATGTATGGATTGTGGTGTTCCTTTTTGTCATAGTGGTTGTCCATTAGGAAATTTAATTCCTGATTTTAACGATGCAGTATATCGTGGCAAATGGGAAAAAGCAGCGACAATTTTACACTCTACAAATAATTTTCCAGAATTTACAGGTCGTTTATGTCCTGCACCTTGCGAAGAAGCATGTGTGTTAGGGATAAATGAAGATCCTGTTACGATAGAAAATATTGAAAAGAATATTGTTGAAACAGCTTTTTCAAAAGGATGGATTGTAGCTACTCCTCCTGAAACAAGAACAGGGAAAACTGTTGCGGTAATTGGCTCTGGTCCTTCTGGACTCGCAGCAGCACAGCAATTAAATCGTGCAGGTCATTTAGTTACCGTTTTTGAAAGAGATGAAAAAGTCGGTGGATTAATGCGTTATGGGATTCCAGATTTCAAAATGGAAAAAAATGTTATTGACAGAAGAATTAAAGTTCTTGAAGATGAAGGAATCATTTTTAAAACAGGGGTACATATTGGAGTGGATATAAAGGCTGATGCTCTTAAAAATGATTTTGATGCACTTGTTCTATGCGGAGGCGCTACTGTTAGAAGAAACCTTCCTATTGAAGGCTCTGATTTGAAAGGAGTGGTACAAGCGATGGACTTTTTAGGGCAAAATAACAGACGTGTAGACGGAATTACAGACTTAGGTGAAGAAATAAAAGCTACAGGCAAAGATGTTGTGGTTATTGGTGGTGGTGATACGGGTTCAGATTGTATTGGGACTTCTATTAGACACGGGGCTAATTCTGTTTCTAACTTTGAAATTATGTCTAAAGGAACACCTGAGAGACCAGAAGACCAGCCGTGGCCATTTTGGCCTATGCGATTACGCACAAGCTCTTCTCATAAGGAAGGTGCAGAACGTTATTTCAGCATTTCTACAAAGAAATTTGTGGGAGATAAAGATGGTAACTTAAAAGGGTTGATTACTTCTGAAGTAGAATGGATTAAACAGCCTGGAAAACGACCAATTTTAAAAGAAGTTGAAGGCACAGAAAAAGAATGGAAGTGTAATTTAGTTTTACTAGCCTTAGGATTTACGGGCTCTGAAATGACTATTGCCGACCAACTTGGCTTACAAGCTGACCCAAGAACTAATATTAAAGCTACTGCTAAAGATTATATGACAAATATTCCTGGAGTATTTGTTGCAGGAGATCAACGAAGAGGACAATCCCTAATCGTCTGGGCTATTTCTGAGGGTAGAGAAGCAGCATACCATATTGACACCTATTTAATGGGAACAAAATCTGCTTTACCTTTAAAAGGTGAAGGCGATTTACCAAGGGTATAATTGCAATAATAACAAACTATAAAACACCCTTTAAGATGTATTTCTTAAAGGGTGTTTTTATACAACAAAACTAACAAAATAAATAAAAAACTCTTATTTCCTATTGAAAGGCATAGGTTGTCATTCTAAAACTAGGATCTGCTGCACTGGTAAATGTGAATACTGTATTCGGAAATCTTACGGTAAAATTTTCTTGTTTTATATACAAACCTTCAGAATTTGTTAAAACGTTATCTATTGCTTCAACAAAAGGCGCTAAACTAGGATCACTCCAACCATCATCTATAAGTATTAATTTTCCGTCAATATTCTCAAAAGTCACGAAGTGATTAAGACGTATTATAGAACCATCTACAGCACTTAATAATTGATATTGAATTACATTAAAGGTCTCATCCCCAGAAATCGCAAAATAAAATTGTATTCTAGAAATACTTAAATCAAACGGAGCAAGACCCTCATTCACAGAATTTCTAAGCGCTCTGAAAGTAAAGGAAGTAGAAGTTGCATCAAATAGGAAATCATCAATATACCCGTATACATTATCCGGCTGTACTACACTTAAATTATCATCCGTAGGATTAGAAGGAGCATCCAAGAATGCGATCTCTGCAGAATTTCCTGAGCCTAAATCTGCAATAAATTTATCATTAACAGCATCATACGTAAATTCTGAAACTTCTTCTCCCTTGATTTCAAGTGGTGGGCTCACTGTAAAGCCTGTTTCATTATAAGCAATCCCAAATGAATAGGAATCTGCATCATTCGCAATATCAACAAATCTTCTATTTACATTTAAAGAAAAATCAAAAACCTCAGTGACTCCATCAATGTTTACAATTACATTTTGATATACTGATTTTTCTGAGTCCGTTAATTCTAAAGCTATAGCCTTACTATCAATAATATTCTGAACTTCATTTGTTGCGGCTTTTGTAAACCTAACTTCTTCTTGAGTTCTATTGGTTCTAAAAATTAAATCTCCTGTAACTTCATCTATACCGTAATATAAAAATTCAAAATCTCCTAAATAACCTTCACCCAATAAATCTGCATCTGGAGGATTAGCGGAATCTGACAATTTATGAATATCATTTTTCGTCGTGAATGACAGCTTAATCGTGCTTCCTAAAACGATATCATACTTACTTTGTAGTAATGTAAAGTCGTCATCAAAATCTGATGTCATTTCTACAGTTTCATCATCCAGAAAATTAAAAAAGAATGTAAACCCTCCCAAT encodes:
- the gltB gene encoding glutamate synthase large subunit, producing MALKKQGLYLPEFEHDNCGAGFICSLKGKKSNDIIHKALEILEKLEHRGAVSSDGKTGDGAGILIDIPHNFFQEVCSFELPAAGEYATGNIFLPQKDNQRDFCISVFEENIKKQGLKLLGWRDVPVNKSVPGRIAMETEPFVKQIFVAKENPEQTFFDFNLKLYIARKTTEHTIIDSKLSESKFFYVPSLSTKIIIFKGLLMPEDISLYYKDLMDPRVVTRLALVHQRFSTNTFPTWDLAQPFRYMCHNGEINTLRGNVTRMRSREELLKSDFFGDEIKNIIPIILPGKSDSATMDMVVELLLMTGRSLPEVMMILVPEAWEKNPEMSEAKRAFYEYNSCLSEPWDGPASIPFTDGNYIGAVLDRNGLRPSRYTVTKDGNVIMSSETGVVDIEPENIELHGRLEPGKMFLVNMEEGRIVNDEEIKEEIANRHPYKKWLDKNLVHLKDIPYNDCPLFLNEASLTKRKETFGYTIEDINTIILPMGKTAKEPLGSMGSDTPIAILSERPQLIYNYFKQLFAQVTNPPLDGIREELITDISLTLGSDHNIFDFTELHCRKLKIQNPVISKEDLDKIKNYDASPDYKVTSIPILYEVSKGNNGLEDALQDMLNQASKAIDEGTNIIILSDRNVSEQFAPIPALLACSFVNSGLQKLKKRSKLSVIIESAEPREVHHFALLFGFGASAINPYLVNEIIAEQIEEHDITEFTKEEAIKNYNKAVGKGILKVMNKIGISTLNSYRGSQLFECIGINTKIVEKYFPNTATRIQGIGLYEIEKEIAKRHQRAFNTKNIAGNLDLEMGGEYRWRRDGEKHMFNPLSIAKLQQSVRNNEPESYKEFAKLVNDQSKSLMTIRGLFEFSNYDPIPLDEVEPWTEIVKRFKTGAMSYGSISKEAHENLAIAMNRIGGKSNSGEGGEDAERFYKNSTGDWKNSAIKQVASGRFGVTSNYLANAKEIQIKMAQGAKPGEGGQLPGAKVNPSIAKTRNSTPYVGLISPPPHHDIYSIEDLSQLIFDLKSANREARINVKLVSEVGVGTVAAGVSKAKADVILISGFDGGTGASPLTSLKHCGLPWELGIAEAQQTLVMNDLRNRIVLECDGQLKTGRDVAVACLLGAEEFGFATAPLVASGCIMMRVCHLNTCPAGIATQNPELRKKFKGKPEHVVNYMYFVAQELREIMAQLGFRTINEMVGQVQKLDRNKAIDHYKAAGIDLTPILYKVDVPAGTKFYNTQKQQHHIEDSIEFDIIAKAHPALFRKEKMSIDYPIKNTDRAVGAIISNEISKIYGAEGLPENTLKLNFTGSAGQSFGAFSTKGITMIVNGNTNDYLGKGLSGAKLIIKVPGKATFKPEENVITGNVTLYGATSGEAYINGKAGERFCVRNSGAKAVVEGIGDHGCEYMTGGVSVILGEVGRNFGAGMSGGVAYIFDDKKNFEKNCNKEALNLLPVDEDKDIAELRALIENHYNATFSPLAQRILEKWEDMLPKFIKILPEEYKQALIRLENEKLETI
- a CDS encoding glutamate synthase subunit beta, coding for MGKITGFLEFDRKVEQYEPVEERIKDYKEFTIPLDAKEMNHQGARCMDCGVPFCHSGCPLGNLIPDFNDAVYRGKWEKAATILHSTNNFPEFTGRLCPAPCEEACVLGINEDPVTIENIEKNIVETAFSKGWIVATPPETRTGKTVAVIGSGPSGLAAAQQLNRAGHLVTVFERDEKVGGLMRYGIPDFKMEKNVIDRRIKVLEDEGIIFKTGVHIGVDIKADALKNDFDALVLCGGATVRRNLPIEGSDLKGVVQAMDFLGQNNRRVDGITDLGEEIKATGKDVVVIGGGDTGSDCIGTSIRHGANSVSNFEIMSKGTPERPEDQPWPFWPMRLRTSSSHKEGAERYFSISTKKFVGDKDGNLKGLITSEVEWIKQPGKRPILKEVEGTEKEWKCNLVLLALGFTGSEMTIADQLGLQADPRTNIKATAKDYMTNIPGVFVAGDQRRGQSLIVWAISEGREAAYHIDTYLMGTKSALPLKGEGDLPRV
- a CDS encoding DUF4302 domain-containing protein, whose translation is MKNNKYIINTIIVVLLSMFLVNCADDDNAEVFDESPTERINAQKLELRTALKSSETGWKAVYFTSPEELGGFTFFFNFLDDETVEMTSDFDDDFTLLQSKYDIVLGSTIKLSFTTKNDIHKLSDSANPPDADLLGEGYLGDFEFLYYGIDEVTGDLIFRTNRTQEEVRFTKAATNEVQNIIDSKAIALELTDSEKSVYQNVIVNIDGVTEVFDFSLNVNRRFVDIANDADSYSFGIAYNETGFTVSPPLEIKGEEVSEFTYDAVNDKFIADLGSGNSAEIAFLDAPSNPTDDNLSVVQPDNVYGYIDDFLFDATSTSFTFRALRNSVNEGLAPFDLSISRIQFYFAISGDETFNVIQYQLLSAVDGSIIRLNHFVTFENIDGKLILIDDGWSDPSLAPFVEAIDNVLTNSEGLYIKQENFTVRFPNTVFTFTSAADPSFRMTTYAFQ